In one Babylonia areolata isolate BAREFJ2019XMU chromosome 12, ASM4173473v1, whole genome shotgun sequence genomic region, the following are encoded:
- the LOC143288062 gene encoding uncharacterized protein LOC143288062 yields MAGCFEMCRGSTDDVVIFNTHVEQVPQKADVFKCDSKLRPHRVTTDTFKCDQKLTPLKPTSDVFYCDSKLVPLKVTPDTFQCDLKMEPLKETPTTFQCDLELKPYKITPEIFHCDVELKPLKPTTDTFDLDSTLTPHHVTTELFELDSKIELLKITEDRFECNSKLERVEQPPDVFKLDSKLELLRPLDVDRFELDSKVELLEQTADRFELDSTMERQEVAPDRFELDCKMELMYESKEEFQCDSKVELYRELPETFQLDYDFQPLHDIPDTFRDESKVSLYAEHEDIFLLDSTMERQQVPPDSFLCDFKLLPMKPDVPETFHCEKLKPLRETTDTFLTLKPEIVEGTDIFEFYTDVPLDIALPVNDEENPEDVVIDQPSDTEEQ; encoded by the coding sequence ATGGCTGGGTGTTTTGAGATGTGTCGGGGGAGCACCGATGATGTGGTCATCTTCAATACCCACGTGGAGCAGGTCCCTCAAAAGGCGGATGTGTTCAAATGCGACAGCAAGCTCAGGCCGCATCGCGTCACAACGGACACGTTCAAGTGTGACCAGAAACTGACGCCTCTGAAGCCCACGTCCGATGTGTTCTACTGCGATTCCAAGCTGGTCCCTTTGAAGGTGACGCCAGACACGTTCCAGTGCGACTTGAAAATGGAACCGCTGAAGGAGACGCCCACCACTTTCCAGTGCGACCTGGAACTGAAACCTTACAAGATCACGCCGGAAATATTTCACTGTGATGTAGAACTGAAGCCTTTGAAACCTACGACGGACACGTTTGACCTTGACTCGACCCTGACCCCTCACCATGTCACGACGGAGCTCTTTGAGCTGGACTCCAAGATAGAGCTGCTGAAAATCACGGAGGACAGGTTTGAGTGCAACTCCAAACTGGAGCGTGTGGAGCAGCCGCCCGATGTCTTCAAACTGGACTCCAAACTGGAACTGCTACGCCCACTGGACGTCGATAGATTTGAGCTGGATTCCAAAGTGGAGTTGCTGGAACAGACAGCCGACAGGTTCGAGTTAGACTCCACCATGGAGCGCCAGGAGGTAGCGCCGGACAGGTTCGAGCTGGACTGCAAAATGGAGCTCATGTACGAAAGTAAAGAAGAGTTCCAGTGCGATTCCAAAGTCGAGCTTTATCGGGAACTTCCCGAAACGTTTCAGCTCGACTATGACTTTCAGCCACTGCATGACATTCCCGACACCTTCCGTGATGAGTCCAAGGTGTCCCTGTACGCTGAGCATGAGGACATCTTCCTCCTGGACTCCACCATGGAGCGTCAGCAGGTGCCCCCGGATTCTTTCCTCTGTGACTTCAAGCTGTTGCCCATGAAGCCGGATGTCCCCGAGACGTTTCACTGTGAGAAGCTGAAGCCTCTGCGGGAGACCACCGACACATTCCTCACCCTCAAGCCCGAGATAGTGGAGGGCACGGACATTTTCGAGTTCTACACCGATGTGCCCCTTGATATCGCGCTTCCCGTCAATGATGAGGAGAATCCCGAGGACGTCGTCATCGATCAGCCCAGTGACACTGAGGAGCAGTAG